CTTCTCCAGAAGGGCCCTCAGGGTCTCCGGGCGGAGGAGGGGGGTGTCCCCCTGGGTGACCAAGAAGGGGCCAGGAAAGCCCTCGAGGAGGGCCTCCGCCTGCAAGAGGGCGTGGGCGGTCCCAAGCTGCTCCCTTTGCCTTGCGAAGAGCACGGGGTAGCCCTCCAGGGCCTCCTGCACCCTTTCCGCCCCGTGGCCCACCACCACGACAAGCCTCTCGGGGTTCAAGGCCAAGGCGGCCTCCACGGCGTAGATCACCATGGGCTTGCCCAGAAGGGGATGGAGCACCTTGGGCAGTCGGGACCGCATCCTGGTCCCCTGCCCCGCGGCCAGGATCACGTGGACGTGCATGCCTCCATCTTAGCCGGCTTGGGTGCGAAGCCGCCTCAGCATGTAGAGGGAGAGCAGGATGAGGGGCAGGCTCGCCACCTGGGTGGCGGTGAGGAGGCCGATGCCCAGTTCCTCGTTGCGGTAGACGGGGAGCCACAAGGGGTTGAGGCGGAAGGGCTCCTCTAGGACCGAGCGCAGGACGCTATACCAGAGGATCAGTTGCCAGAAGGCGTAGCCGTAAAAGGGCTTTTTCTTGAGCCAGTAGTAGGCAAGGGGGAGGAGGATGAGCCCCACCAGGGCCCCGTAGACCTGGGTGAGGTGGACCGGGCCCCTGAGGAGCTCCGCGCACTGGTAGACCTGGGAGATGTCGTCGATCCCGGGGCAGACCCCGGGGAAGCCCTTGGCCCACTCCGGCCAGGTGAAGCCGATGGGCAGGGTGGTGAGGCGGCCCGCGGTGTCGGAGCCATTCATCAGGTTGCC
The genomic region above belongs to Thermus sediminis and contains:
- the lgt gene encoding prolipoprotein diacylglyceryl transferase, which gives rise to MIEIGPLRIQWYGFLLTLAIFVGFELARRRLKAWGLDAERFETAAFWAVVFGVVGARLGYVLTSPGYFLENPLEILYVWHGGLSFHGAILGGALAFLYHHKRRGYPLWPYLDAATPGVALGILAGRIGNLMNGSDTAGRLTTLPIGFTWPEWAKGFPGVCPGIDDISQVYQCAELLRGPVHLTQVYGALVGLILLPLAYYWLKKKPFYGYAFWQLILWYSVLRSVLEEPFRLNPLWLPVYRNEELGIGLLTATQVASLPLILLSLYMLRRLRTQAG